From Mustela erminea isolate mMusErm1 chromosome 1, mMusErm1.Pri, whole genome shotgun sequence, a single genomic window includes:
- the UBA7 gene encoding ubiquitin-like modifier-activating enzyme 7 isoform X3, whose product MGVLETAKLLDEQLYSRQLYVLDLPAMQRIQGAKVLLSGLQGLGAEVAKNLVLMGVGSLTLHDPHPTCWSDLAAQFFLSEKDLKKSRAEASQEPLAKLNGAVQVCVHTGDITEELLLDFQVVVLTASKLEEQLEVGALCHKLKICFLVADTRGLVGQLFCDFGEDFTVQDTTEAEPLTAAIQHISQGSPGILTLRKEADAHYFRDGDLVTFSGIEGMVELNGCEPRPIHVQEDGTLEIGNTAIFSPYLRGGAVTEVKRSRTVSHKPLDVALLQPRVVAQGSEEAHRARCLHQAFRALHEFQSLNGRLPQPWDPADAEKVVGLAQSLEPLKGTEGEPLEELLDEALVQIVALSSAGGLSPMTAMLGAVAAQEVLKAISRKFMPLDQWLYFDALDCLPEDGEPLPTPEDCAPVGAGAIGCELLKGFALMGLGAGDSGGVTIADMDHIERSNLSRQFLFRTQDIGRPKAEVAAEATRRLNSHLQVTPLTHPLDPTTEHIYEDNFFSNVDGVAAALDSFQARHYVAARCTHYLKPLLEAGTQGTSGHAYVFVPHVTDVYRVPPSGLAAEGATYPVCTLRHFPSSVEHTLQWARDEFEGLFRLSAETINRHQEALTSLAETDGPQVLTLLEEVLGVLRQRPQTWQDCVVWALGHWQRRFHYGIRQLLSHFPPDKVLEDGTLFWSGRKQCPKPLEFDASQDTHLLYVLAAANLYAQMHGLPGSRDQTALRELLESLPLPVPQALAPISPSDLELAGASAEFGPEQLKKLHQVLKVWNRSPPLEPLKFEKDNDSNFHVDFVAAAASLRAQNYGIPPASRSQSKRIVGQIIPAIATTTAAVAGLVGLELYKVVGGPRPLRAFRHSYLHLAENRFERWEPCAPAVQKLHPLTWTWTCWNRLEVPAGQPEKTLELLLAYLKEQFGLRVKMLLFGKALLYSARWSPEKQAQRLALRVTELVCQVTGRMPQPGQRVLVLELSCEGEEEDTIFPPLHYQLAV is encoded by the exons ATGGGTGTCCTGGAGACCGCCAAGCTGCTGGATGAGCAGCTGTACTCACGGCAGCT GTATGTGCTGGACTTGCCAGCCATGCAGAGGATTCAGGGAGCTAAGGTCCTGCTATCAGGCCTTCAGGGTCTGGGGGCCGAGGTGGCCAAAAACTTGGTCCTGATGGGTGTGGGCAGCCTCACACTGcatgacccccaccccacctgttGGTCTGACCTGGCTGCCCAG TTTTTCCTCTCCGAGAAGGACTTGAAAAAGAGTAGGGCTGAGGCATCTCAGGAACCTTTGGCTAAGCTCAACGGCGCCGTCCAAGTGTGCGTACACACAGGCGACATCACCGAGGAGCTGCTGTTGGACTTCCAG GTGGTGGTGCTGACTGCCTCAAAGCTGGAGGAGCAGCTGGAGGTGGGCGCTTTATGCCACAAGCTCAAAATCTGCTTTCTGGTGGCCGATACTCGGGGCCTTGTGGG GCAGCTGTTCTGTGACTTCGGTGAGGATTTCACTGTGCAGGACACTACAGAGGCAGAGCCTCTGACAGCTGCCATCCAGCACATCTCCCAG GGCTCCCCTGGAATTCTCACCCTGAGAAAAGAGGCCGATGCCCACTACTTCCGCGATGGGGATCTGGTAACTTTCTCAGGCATTGAGGGCATGGTTGAGCTCAACGGCTGTGAACCCCGGCCTATCCACGTACAGG AGGATGGAACCTTGGAGATTGGGAACACAGCAATTTTCTCCCCTTACTTGCGTGGTGGGGCCGTCACTGAGGTCAAGAGATCCAGGACTGTGAGCCAT AAGCCCCTGGATGTAGCCCTCCTCCAGCCCCGTGTGGTGGCGCAGGGTTCAGAGGAAGCTCACCGTGCCCGCTGCCTACATCAGGCCTTCCGTGCACTGCACGAGTTCCAGAGCCTCAATGGCCGGCTGCCCCAGCCATGGGATCCT GCGGATGCAGAGAAGGTGGTGGGCCTGGCCCAGTCCCTGGAACCACtgaaggggacagaaggagagccGCTGGAAGAGCTGCTGGATGAGGCTCTAGTGCAGATAGTCGCCCTGAGTAGTGCTGGTGGCTTGAGCCCCATGACAGCCATGCTGGGTGCAGTGGCTGCCCAGGAAGTGCTGAAG GCAATCTCCAGGAAGTTCATGCCCCTGGACCAGTGGCTTTACTTTGATGCCCTCGATTGCCTTCCAGAAGATGGGGAGCCCCTTCCCACACCAGAGGATTGTGCGCCG GTGGGTGCTGGAGCTATCGGCTGTGAGCTGCTCAAAGGTTTTGCCCTAATGGGCCTGGGGGCCGGGGACAGCGGAGGTGTGACCATTGCTGACATGGACCACATAGAGCGCTCCAATCTCAGCCGTCAGTTCCTCTTCAGGACCCAGGACATTGGT AGGCCCAAGGCAGAGGTAGCCGCAGAGGCCACTCGTCGCCTGAACTCACACTTGCAGGTGACCCCACTCACCCACCCGCTGGATCCTACAACAGAGCACATCTACGAGGACAACTTCTTCTCCAATGTGGATGGCGTGGCTGCTGCCCTGGACAGTTTCCAGGCCC GCCACTATGTGGCTGCTCGCTGCACCCACTATCTGAAGCCACTACTGGAGGCGGGGACACAGGGCACCTCAGGCCATGCTTACGTGTTCGTGCCACATGTGACTGATGTCTACAGAGTGCCCCCCTCGGGTTTAGCTGCTGAGGGGGCTACCTACCCTGTCTGCACCCTGCGGCACTTCCCCAGCTCAGTCGAGCACACCTTGCAG TGGGCCCGGGACGAGTTTGAGGGGCTCTTCCGTCTGTCTGCTGAGACCATCAACCGCCACCAAGA GGCACTCACTTCTCTGGCAGAAACAGATGGGCCGCAGGTGCTGACCCTGCTGGAGGAGGTGCTGGGTGTCCTGAGACAGCGTCCACAGACCTGGCAAGACTGTGTGGTGTGGGCCCTGGGCCACTGGCAACGACGCTTCCATTATGGCATCAGGCAGCTGCTGAGCCATTTCCCACCTGATAAA GTGCTAGAGGATGGAACTCTTTTCTGGTCGGGTCGCAAACAGTGTCCCAAGCCCTTGGAGTTTGATGCCAGCCAA GACACACACCTCCTTTACGTGCTGGCAGCTGCTAACCTGTATGCCCAGATGCATGGGCTCCCTGGCTCCCGGGACCAGACGGCGCTCAGGGAACTACTGGAGTCGCTGCCGCTGCCTGTGCCCCAGGCCTTGGCCCCCATCTCTCCTAGTGACCTGGAACTAGCTGGGGCTTCTGCTGAGTTTG GCCCTGAGCAGTTGAAGAAGCTGCACCAAGTGCTGAAGGTCTGGAACAGGAGCCCTCCCCTGGAGCCCCTGAAGTTCGAGAAG GACAATGATAGCAACTTCCATGTGGATTTTGTGGCAGCAGCAGCAAGCCTGCGAGCTCAGAACTATGGGATCCCCCCTGCCAGCCGCTCACAG AGCAAGCGAATCGTGGGCCAGATTATCCCAGCCATTGCCACCACCACAGCAGCTGTGGCAGGCCTGGTGGGCCTGGAACTATACAAGGTGGTGGGTGGGCCACGGCCCCTCCGTGCCTTTCGCCACAGCTACCTGCATCTGGCCGAAAACCGCTTCGAGCGCTGGGAGCCTTGCGCCCCTGCTGTCCAGAAG TTACATCCCCTGACATGGACCTGGACCTGTTGGAACCGCCTGGAGGTGCCTGCTGGGCAGCCAGAGAAGACCCTGGAGTTACTGCTGGCCTATCTCAAG GAACAATTTGGGCTGAGGGTGAAGATGCTGCTGTTTGGGAAGGCCCTGCTCTACTCGGCAAGGTGGTCGCCTGAAAAGCAGGCCCAGCGCCTGGCTCTCAG GGTGACGGAACTGGTGTGCCAGGTGACAGGCCGGATGCCTCAGCCAGGGCAGCGGGTGCTGGTGCTGGAGCTCAGCTgtgagggtgaggaggaggacaCTATCTTCCCACCCCTGCACTACCAGCTAGCTGTGTGA